A region of Polyangiaceae bacterium DNA encodes the following proteins:
- a CDS encoding cytidine deaminase — MKPKHLQIRIEQCLALAKASNCPRRKFGALLLDPERNVILMDGYNGGPRGGGELCGGQVCLRDTLGIQSGTRMEIGCHHAEMNVICNAAASGVATRGAWIIVTGEPCVLCAKLIHHAGITKVIVVTEGYAGENGIEYLMKHGVQVEATDGPKDPRLVPSGSSHMR, encoded by the coding sequence ATGAAGCCGAAACACCTGCAAATCCGCATCGAACAGTGTCTTGCGCTCGCCAAGGCGTCCAATTGCCCGCGCCGCAAGTTCGGTGCACTCTTGCTCGATCCCGAACGCAACGTCATTCTCATGGACGGCTACAACGGCGGCCCTCGAGGCGGCGGCGAGCTTTGCGGCGGCCAGGTTTGCCTGCGCGATACGCTCGGCATCCAAAGCGGCACGCGCATGGAAATCGGTTGCCATCACGCGGAAATGAACGTCATTTGCAATGCCGCGGCGAGCGGCGTGGCCACCCGCGGCGCTTGGATCATCGTCACCGGCGAACCTTGCGTCCTTTGCGCCAAACTCATTCATCACGCGGGTATCACCAAAGTCATTGTGGTTACGGAAGGTTATGCCGGTGAAAATGGCATCGAATACCTGATGAAGCACGGAGTTCAGGTCGAAGCGACCGACGGCCCCAAAGATCCGCGCCTCGTCCCGTCAGGGTCCTCGCACATGCGCTGA
- a CDS encoding flippase gives MLTKQVVMAVLGIVFVGYLARTVGVAHWGEFQASLAIVNVVTIAAGIGVRGYLAREIVLNPELGPRHLGSALAIRGITGTTLLAATVIVGLTRSSGTASTLLVLAAIGQLATLLYGTLWLSFEAHERFQYIVYAELAARLFVIVFASALLWAGYGVVAAAFAFALGNIIELAMTVVWLRARLYLPRFEVGMGGLLRIAWLSLPLGLCGAMSVALRQADHVVLRWLCSESAVGIYAAARVLTENFAMLQDVLLTSAFAAGVRQFNRDPAKFKLLFERCMLISVLLGLPIAAGGLLLAPDIIQLVYGERFAASAGVLRVLICQVPIAFAYQVGILPLLAAKRELAMAKLLGCMLVSNLVLNALLAPRFGPWGSAWTSLIVSACALFGTLFMNARWLRGLDFRAFGAVVLSTLVMALAASIARAASGMFVAIVVGAVVYSILVLVTGAVRWGDVVGLVRGERFQKR, from the coding sequence ATGTTGACCAAGCAAGTCGTCATGGCCGTGCTTGGCATCGTCTTCGTCGGGTACCTCGCACGCACCGTCGGAGTTGCGCATTGGGGCGAGTTTCAGGCTTCCCTTGCCATCGTCAATGTCGTCACGATCGCCGCCGGGATCGGCGTGCGTGGCTACCTCGCGCGCGAAATCGTCCTCAACCCCGAGCTCGGACCGCGCCACCTCGGTTCGGCGCTCGCCATTCGCGGTATCACGGGCACCACGCTGCTTGCCGCCACCGTAATCGTCGGGCTCACGCGGTCTTCGGGCACGGCGTCGACGCTCTTGGTATTGGCAGCCATTGGCCAGCTCGCGACGCTGCTTTATGGCACCCTTTGGTTGAGCTTCGAGGCGCACGAGCGTTTTCAATACATCGTATATGCCGAGCTCGCCGCGCGGCTCTTCGTCATTGTTTTTGCAAGTGCGCTTTTATGGGCGGGGTATGGAGTCGTAGCAGCGGCGTTTGCATTCGCGCTGGGCAACATCATCGAGCTTGCCATGACCGTCGTATGGCTACGCGCGCGCCTCTATCTTCCGCGGTTCGAAGTGGGCATGGGCGGGCTGCTTCGCATTGCGTGGCTCAGCCTTCCGCTCGGCCTTTGCGGCGCCATGAGCGTGGCGCTCAGACAGGCGGACCACGTGGTCCTCCGCTGGTTGTGCAGCGAATCTGCCGTGGGCATTTACGCTGCGGCCCGTGTACTCACGGAAAACTTCGCAATGCTCCAGGACGTGCTCCTCACGTCCGCATTCGCGGCCGGGGTGCGCCAATTCAACCGCGACCCTGCGAAGTTCAAATTGCTATTCGAGCGCTGCATGTTGATATCGGTCTTGCTCGGGCTCCCGATTGCAGCGGGAGGGCTGCTCCTTGCGCCCGACATCATTCAGCTCGTGTATGGCGAACGATTTGCAGCATCGGCGGGTGTTCTGCGAGTGCTCATCTGCCAAGTGCCCATTGCATTTGCTTATCAGGTCGGCATTTTGCCGCTATTGGCGGCCAAGCGCGAGCTTGCCATGGCGAAGCTGCTCGGGTGCATGTTGGTCTCCAATTTGGTCCTCAATGCGCTCCTTGCGCCTCGTTTTGGTCCCTGGGGTTCGGCGTGGACGAGTCTCATCGTCTCCGCGTGTGCATTATTCGGGACGCTGTTCATGAACGCGCGTTGGCTCCGAGGGCTCGATTTTCGCGCATTCGGGGCCGTCGTTCTTTCCACGCTGGTCATGGCCCTTGCGGCCTCTATCGCGCGCGCCGCGAGCGGCATGTTCGTCGCGATCGTCGTGGGCGCGGTGGTGTATTCGATTTTGGTATTGGTGACGGGCGCCGTTCGATGGGGTGATGTGGTGGGGTTGGTTCGCGGAGAGAGGTTTCAGAAGCGCTAA